CCGTCGACGACGTCCACGACGCCTTTCATCCCGACAGCCTGGTGCGGCACGCAGAGGTACCGCACGACGCCCGGTTCGTCGAACGTCCGCTCGAACGTCGTCCCCGCCGTCGTCGCGAGTTCGGACTCGAACGCGCGGCGCTCCTCCGCGACGTTGTGTTGCCCGCCCTGCCCGGTCCACTCCCACACGACCGTCGTCCCCGTCGTCACGCGGACCGCGGGTGGGTCGAAGAACAGCCCGTTGCCCGCGCCGACGGCGACGGTGACGCTGTCGTCGCCCGTGCGGTCCGCGACCGAGCCGTCGTAGTTCGGCACGTCCGAGAGCCAGTCGTCGTACGCGGCGGTCGACGAGTCGCCCCCGCCAGCGTTGCCGTCGCCGTCGGATCCGTCGGTTCCGCCACCACTCTCGCCGCCGCCGGAACAGCCGGCGACGACCGCGATGCCGAGTGCCGCGCCCGTCCGGAGCACCCGACGCCGGGTCGCCGACTCCGTTCGCTCGTTCATACACGGATCTCGACACGCGGTCGTCTTATGCGAAGCGTTTCCGCCGCTCAGTCGAGCGCGGTCGCCCGCCGCTCCACGAGGAGGTGTCGGTGACACAGGTAGAGCCCGCTGACGGGCGGAAAAAAGAGCGCGACCGCCGTGTACGCCCATTTTACCGGGCCGACCTCGACGCCGTCGACGCCGAGCGCCCGGGTGTCCTGGAGGAGCGCCGCGGCCGCCAGTGGGGCGAACACCAGCGTGGCGAGGCTCCTGACCGTCACCCAGACGAACGTCCCCTCCGAGAGGAGCCGCCAGTCGACGACTGCGAGGGCGACCCACACGACCGCGCTCGCGGCGAGCACGGCGAGCCACGGGCCGGTCTCGTCGGCGTCCTCGGTGTCGTCGGGGTGGAGAACGGGGTCGGAGTCGAACACAATCGACGGTAGGTGTGAGCGTGTTTGAACCGTTCGGCCGTCGGTGTTCTTCGCTGTCGCCCACGGTGACGACGGCGGTGGGGGCCGTTACGACGACGTCGGTAGTCGGTCCCAGAGCGAGGGGAGGTCCTCGATCCGGGCCCAGCCCGCGGCCTCGGGAACGTCCTCGTCGACGACGGTGATCTCCTCGAAGTACTCCTCCAGAACTGCGCGCTCCATCGCCAGCGGCGGCGAGCAGTAGTCCTCCTCGACCCAGACCGCCTCGCCCGTCTCGGGGTCGAACTTCGCGTCGGTGAGCGAGCGAGTCATGGCCGCGCCGAACGGCTCCATCGCCTCGATCTCCCCGCCGTCGAGGCGGTCGCGCAGTTCCGTCAGCCGGGCCTCCTTCAGCCGTGCACGGACGAATCGGTAGGCCATTGTGAGGGCTTCGTCGGGGAGAAAAATAAGACATGAGGTGGGCCGAGGTCGGCCGTCCGAGCGCCCACACGGCACGTTCATCACTCCCGGGGACGACGCCCCGATATGACCACCTCCCCGACGGTCACCGTCTGGAACGAGTACCGACACGAGCGCGACTCGGACGCCGTCGCCGAGGTGTACCCCGACGGCATCCACGCGGCGATCGCCGCCGGACTGGCCGACCACGG
This Salinigranum marinum DNA region includes the following protein-coding sequences:
- a CDS encoding halocyanin domain-containing protein, which translates into the protein MNERTESATRRRVLRTGAALGIAVVAGCSGGGESGGGTDGSDGDGNAGGGDSSTAAYDDWLSDVPNYDGSVADRTGDDSVTVAVGAGNGLFFDPPAVRVTTGTTVVWEWTGQGGQHNVAEERRAFESELATTAGTTFERTFDEPGVVRYLCVPHQAVGMKGVVDVVDG